In the genome of Acidimicrobiales bacterium, one region contains:
- a CDS encoding crotonase/enoyl-CoA hydratase family protein — protein MNVTVGRDGPVTVVTIDRPEVRNAVDGPTADALAGAFRDFDADPDAAVAVLTGAGATFCAGADLKAVAAGRGNRVEPTGDGPMGPTRMVLGKPVIAAVEGHAVAGGLELALWCDLRVAARDAVFGVFCRRWGVPLVDGGTVRLPRLIGHSRAMDLILTGRPVDGTEALAIGLANRLSEPGRALKDAVALAHSIAAFPPLCTRSDRASALTQWGMAETDALAHEADLGLATIRSGETREGAARFAAGAGRHGTFEERTA, from the coding sequence ATGAACGTCACGGTCGGGCGCGACGGCCCGGTCACCGTCGTCACCATCGACCGGCCCGAGGTGCGCAACGCCGTGGACGGGCCCACGGCGGACGCCCTGGCCGGCGCCTTCCGGGACTTCGACGCCGACCCCGACGCCGCCGTCGCGGTGCTGACCGGCGCCGGGGCCACGTTCTGCGCCGGCGCCGACCTCAAGGCGGTGGCGGCGGGGCGGGGGAACCGGGTGGAGCCCACGGGGGACGGGCCGATGGGACCCACCCGGATGGTGCTGGGCAAGCCGGTGATAGCCGCCGTGGAGGGGCACGCCGTGGCCGGGGGCCTCGAGCTGGCCCTGTGGTGCGACCTGCGGGTGGCGGCGCGCGACGCCGTGTTCGGCGTGTTCTGCCGGCGCTGGGGCGTGCCCCTGGTCGACGGCGGGACGGTGCGCCTGCCCCGCCTGATCGGCCACAGCCGGGCCATGGACCTGATCCTGACCGGCCGCCCGGTGGACGGGACCGAGGCTCTGGCCATCGGGCTGGCCAACCGTTTGTCCGAGCCGGGCCGGGCCCTGAAGGACGCCGTGGCCCTGGCTCACTCGATCGCCGCCTTCCCCCCGCTCTGCACCCGCAGCGACCGCGCCTCGGCGCTGACCCAGTGGGGGATGGCCGAGACCGACGCTCTGGCCCACGAGGCCGACCTCGGCCTGGCCACCATAAGGAGCGGGGAGACGAGAGAGGGAGCGGCTCGCTTCGCCGCCGGGGCGGGGCGGCACGGAACCTTCGAGGAGCGCACAGCGTGA